CCAAACACTTGTAACATCTTTACACCCATGCTTCACTATTAAACAAATACTGTACACATTTGTCCACTATTTATCAATATTTCACTATACAGTACACTATTTCACTATTTCTCAATATTCTCCCTTGACCTACTAGTATACTTGGGacaaatgcaatatttttttctccctgtaACTAAACATATTACATTCATATTTGAAGCTTTTTCTCCGAAAAACTCAAAGCAGGATATACAGCACTCCCTTCTTTCAATATTTTACAATGACACTATGAAGTACATTTTATGACCAGAACCATCACTAAGTTTTGTGATTGAATGGCTAGTTAACCTGGGTCTTTTAACAACACATGCCAAGTTCAAACAATAAAATACCTAGTTCTGACAGATACATGTACTTCAATGACTATTCTGTGATtggccagttcaaatctcactaggctcaaggttgactcagccttttatccttccaaggtgggtaaaatgaggcctcagattgttgggggcaatatgctgactctgtaaactacttagagagggctgcaaagcactgtgaagcagtatataagtctaagtcctgagtccttcgggattgggcagtataaaagttgaattaaataagtaaataaataaataaataagtgctattgctattccaacCTCTGACAATTATTCCTTATCATATCCAACACGTTGCACAACAACCTGctgagagagggctgcaaagcactgtgaagcgatatataagtctaagtgctattgctattccaatCTCTTGACAATTGTTCCTTATCATATCCAACACGTTGCACAAgggaaaacaaacacacaaatctATAGGCTTTTCTGACAAGTAGAAAGCCTCCTACTTCCGAGGTAAACACTTCTATTCGGAAACGATGAGTAGGACCCTGTATcaaggggtggggagggagaaaccgGCGAGGAAACGCCTTGTTGACAACCACGGGGTGCCGGAGTTTTGCTACACCACCCGGCCCGACCCCTTGCTAGGGATGAGCAAAGAGACCAAAGACCCGTCCCCCTTGTGCCTCCTACTCCTcctcacccacccaccaaccCCACCAAGTACTGACAAACggcgcttcctccctccctcttcggcGCGTTACCTTGCGGACCCCCTTGTAAATGTAGAAGTAAAGCTCCCGGCCCACATTGAAGCAGAGCCGGTCCCCGTTGCCACTCTGGTCGTTGACGTTGACGAAGGAGACGCGGACGGGATTGGAGCCCTGCGAATTGAAAGGCACCCGGTTGGGCCGGCTGTACTCCGAGTGGCTCAGGAGCTTGTAGAGCCCCTCGCGGGTGGTAAACTGGGTCTTAATCTCGTtcatctccttccctcctccctccgccgccatcttggaaaggAGCATTCATCGTCTTCCAGTACCCGGATGAAAGGCCAGCGCGCAGACGCAGCAAAGAGGTTGAAACTGTTTCTCCCGTCTGAAAGCGCACGAAGGGAAGCTGGCGAAGCGTTCCTGCCATGAAGTGGGAGGGGCGAAGTCTTTCCCTGTTTACCGCGGGGCTGCGCATGCGTCAGCCCGGCCTGGTGCAACGGGATGAGGTGGGAAAGGTTCAAAGCGACGGGCTTTCGGAGTGAAGGAAGTGATGGGAAGATTAAAGGAGAGGAGCTTTCGGAATGAGCATGCGCCGAACGGGAAACTACTTCCTGGTGCTTTTGCGTTCTGATTTTGTATTTGATAGAGGAAGGTTGCAGCTAGAGCTCCATAGGTACTTCTGTTCGATAATAATGCAGATTAATTGCGGATTTTGTATTTGGGAAATATATTGCACACCAGTGATGAGCTgctgccctggggggggggcgtagttggggtagtaagtttacgcgctatttattgaatacttaataggtttttttattgtcctttctctagtatcttagtatgatccttaattacttttaaaatgggaaataattaaatggcatgtttttactcataaacgctttaatcattttcatcattagaactgaacttttatagcaattaaagaaaattgagctacttgcctaatctgttatcatacagaaccttgtgagttcagtacaaaaccttaagatATGactatgctcctcaacaaataatgctgtctatcatttgtccttttcgtggctattcaaataatgtgacttaatcaactgaaaaagaatccaagcacctatttgaaaacttatcttggtcagtgaGCCACTcatgcccagtcacatgacctttaagccatcccagtcacatttatttatttatttatttatttattatttggatttgtatgccgcccctctccgaagactgtcaggcctctcctacctggtcacaggTAGGAGATTGTCAGGcctctcctacctggtcacatgaccaccaagccacacccacacaataagccacacccacaatatggtagtaaatttttttacaGTCCTTCACTGTTGCATACCTTTTTCATTGCTCAATTCATGTTGTATTCTTCATTTGCAATTAATGTGATTGTATAACAGCTGTTATATTCAGTTATTCAACTTTTGGTTACTTAATCTTAACAGGTAAATAAGTATTCTGTATCTTTGTTGattcttgcctcccaagaatgGGGAGGATTTTCTGTATAAATGCATTTATGAATACAATAGAAAATTACCATGCCCCTGTTAAAATGTCagagttttgtaaatgtaaaaaaaaaatcagattgagATAAATCACGTTGGGACTTTTTCCATCCTTAATATAACACATAAGGTGTACAATTCAATTGAAAAACAAATCTTTTAGGTGGAAAATAAATTAGAATGTAAATGGATAACTGTTCACAGACTCTTATAAGGAGGAATGTGGCTGTGTTCAGAATTAATCACGTTTAAACTGATGTCATAATATCTGTCATCAATTAAAGTGACATTGATCAAGCCCATATAAAGTTCAGCTGTTCTGGTCAGATTTTTCTGACATTTACGCAATTGCCTCTTCCAACAAAAGCCATAAAAACAACTTACAAAGCATCAAAGTGATCTTACTTTCAGGAGCAGAATATAAAAATTTCCCAAGACATTAGATATACCatgccagtggtgggattcaaataataaatagccctacatggcatcagaccagattacttacgggaccgccttctgccatacaagCCCCAGTGACCGGTCACATCCCAAagaattggtcttctccaggtcccttcaactagacaatgtcgcttccCCCTAGATCCTGCCAAGCTGTTTGCCTAGCTcatctccagcacacatgtgtaccagccagctgatttttggttcgcactgaggctctaggagggcatttttggcttccggagagcctccaggcTAATTGGGGAGGGCGattttgccctcccccatcctggaacctggggagagtgaaaaatgggcctattgggcccaccagaagttgggaaatgggctgtttctggcttccagagggcctccggagggcagggtaggcagttttcgccctccccaggcactgaattatgaatatgggcactcgcgcaggcGCCAATGTGTGTGCGCACGCACTTTCTGCAGCTGcgggaaaaaagatttgccatcactgttctgtgctatagatcaggggtgtcaaacttgcggcctGCAGGCCAaagcatcacacactggccacacccatcccctGTTCAGCAAAGGGGGACAAGTTTCCatacatcacatgacaacagCATGTCATCctaagtttgacacccttgctgtaGATTATAATGCTTTGAATGCCATATGAAAAATGTTAGAAAATCACCCGCAGATTCTTATAGATCAGTATATAAGCAATTTGTCTGAATTTAGTTTGACCGGTCATATTTAGAAATATTTCCAGCAAATCAGAGCTGTGAAAACAGCACCTTAAATGACATCCAGAAGCCAACTGATACAGTTCACATAGTGACATGTGTAGAGGGAGAAGTGCCTGTTACTGCTTTCACCATTGCATTTTGAACCATCTGTAGCTGCTGGctggtcttcaagggcagccttGTTTTGTATTGTCTGATCTGGTAGCTTCGTTTTTGCATTTTCACTGCTATTGTTCcaaatggcatttttaaaaacattttgcaaCCACCTCTAACTTATCTTCCCTCAAATTGCATGATGATGATGGGTTTTCTCCATGCAACCTACACCATAATAGCTTGACTAGCCATTACACTGCTATTACAAgacaattgttttatttattcataagacCTACATGGCTgtccatcttatttattttatttgtcaaacatgtacaaaatagCAGGCATTGGTTTATACATAAACATAAGTAAAGTAGGTACATTAaattaggacagtaggacagggatggtaggcacaatggttcagttatgcacacctcttacccTCTTAGAAATACAGTGAGGTCGGCTATAGacggtctaaggttaaagtttttggggtttggggaaaaacCACAGAGATGGCTAGTGCATTCCAAGccttgaccactctgttgctgaagtcttattttctTCAGTTTGGAGCAgtgtacattgagtttgaatctattgtgtgctcgtgtgtggttgcggttgaagctgaagtactcattgacagataggacattgtggtagattattttatgaactacatttagatcataaCGGAGGCAACGCAGCTCTAAGCTATCTAAccccaaaatttcaaatctggtagaataaggtattTTACTGTGTGCAGAGGACTGGAGgaatcttcttgtgaaatatttctggactcttcattgtattaatgtctgatatgcagtgcgggttccagattggtgagctgtattcaagaattggtctagcaaatgttttgtataatCTGGTTAGCATGTAATAtatgccagagaagaagctacacaagattagattaagaactcttaatgccttttgggcaatgttgttacagtgggctctggcacttaagtcattagatatgaatattccaaggtccttgacagagtgagggtcgtctacaagaCTGTGTCTTCAGTCACGACTTTCATGATCTTCAGTCATGATCTTCAGTCGCAACTCTGGGTggttctgggtcctgtcaactaagctatgtcgcttggcgggacccaggagaagagccttctctgtggcggccccggccctctggaaccaactccccccagagattagaattgcccccaccctcctagcctttcataagcttcttaaaacccacctctgccgccaggtgggttttccccctatgcctttacaattttatgcatggtatgtctgtatgtatgtttggttttataataagggtttttaactgttttaatattggattgttatatgctatttttattactgttgttagccgccccgagtctacggagaggggtggcatactaatccaataaataaataaataaataaataaataaataagcaattgcACAGAACCAAAATGCCATAGGAAAATATGATAAAAGATAATACAAAAGCCATAATGGCAACAAGGAAAACTTGAGTCAATCTCTTCTCATGCAGCTGGCACCACCGTCTCCAGGCTCCAATGTCACCCTACCCCAGCACTAGGGGCAGTAAAGGACTGCCATCTTcagcgctaccagttctccatccAAGGCTATCACGGGTTTCCGTGCACCTTTTGGTgtgaatttggcttctgtgcctgGGCAGCAAGCAAAATCGTGTTTGAGGACGCGCGTAAGAGCGAGATTTCAgttattttcactgatattttggcttctgcgcatgcacagaagcaaagaatgcATCTACGTGCGCATCCTGAAAATCGCTACTGAAATGTAGCACCTTACCGTTTGGGAGCAGGCCATCGCTGACTAAGGGGAAGGAGTAGCCTTTagcagctttccagaaggcccaGAGACTGGGGACCTGCTGAAGGGAAGAGTATTCCAAGGCAGGGTTctccaatcttagcaacttttatttattttatttatttatttattaaatttgtatgctgcccctctccgtagacttggggcggctcacaacagtaatagaaaaaacaatgtacaatacaaatctaataattaaaactaaaaacccataatttaaaaaacatgcacacaacatactatacataaacaatatgggcctggggaagttatctcagttcccccatgcctgacggcagaggtgggttttaaggagtttacgaaaggccaggagggtgggggcagttctaatctcagggggaagctggttctagagggtcggggccgccacagagaaggctcttcccctgggacccgccaaacgacattgtttagtcgatgggacctggaaaaggccaactctgtgggacctaatcggtcgctgggattcgtacggcagaaggcggtcccggagatattctggtccgatgccatgaagggcttttaagacttgtagacttcaactctcagaattcctcagccagcaaatctcccagtttggactggttcacatgaactggtagcaacccactagtgatgtcatgatgacatcacagatctggttctgtcagtgcaaaTTTGTGGatgttgccatttttaaaaaaattggaattccccccccccccctgatttttaaaaaaatcctgttttttcccttttgttcATGCACAGAAGTTGAGTTTCCGACACTATGCGTCCATCGCCGTCTTGGTTTttttgtggaggggggggagttaatttatttggattgttgccactgcgcatgt
This genomic window from Erythrolamprus reginae isolate rEryReg1 chromosome 1, rEryReg1.hap1, whole genome shotgun sequence contains:
- the WDR20 gene encoding WD repeat-containing protein 20 isoform X3, whose amino-acid sequence is MLLSKMAAEGGGKEMNEIKTQFTTREGLYKLLSHSEYSRPNRVPFNSQGSNPVRVSFVNVNDQSGNGDRLCFNVGRELYFYIYKGVRKAADLSKPIDKRIYKGTQPTCHDFNHLTATAESVSLLVGFSAGQVQLIDPIKKETSKLFNEEGVLPSQNQANSPSGTVV